The DNA window GGCACCACCGAGCTGCTGGAGGGGTTCCAGGCGTTCCGGAGCGAGGGGTACAACCTACGCACGCAGAAGCTGCGCTGGGAGGACACTTACGAGGACGCGAGCTACCCGCTCAGGACCTTCAATGGCGAGCTGAACCAGCACCTCGTCGACGCCTTCAACCTGCACTACGCACACGGGTGCGCAGGGACGGCGGGTATGAGCGGCGCCGTCGACTGCCCGGCGCCAGGGCCGACACGACCCGAGGCGCGCTTCGTGCTGCTGCACCACGGACCCGACACCGCGGCGCTGGCCTGCGACAGGGACAGGACGCCCGTGCTCCTCGTCCACGGCGCGCTCCAGAACGGCAACGTGTGGCTCTTCCCGGGAGGGAACGACGGGGCGGGCAACGCCTACCCCGGGACGGTGCAGACCACGGGGTTCGTCCAGGCGCTGGAGGCCGAGGGGGTGTGCACGTTCGCCGTCACCTTCGGGAGCTTCCACGGTGACAACTTCAACCAGGCCACGCACCTGTCGAACGCCGTCGCACGCATCCGGGAGATCACCGGGGCACCGAAGGTGGATGTCGTGGGCTGGAGCAAGGGGGTCGTCGCCGCGGATCTCTACCTCGCCGATGTGGCGACCTGGGACGACTGGGGACCGAAGCACTTCGAGCGACTCGCCGCAGAGCAGGCGCGAAGGGTGCCTCGCTTCGACGCGGACGTGCGGACGTACGTGGCGCTCTCGGGGCCACACCTGGGCCTCGATCTGAACTGGCGGCACCCGTACAACAACCTGCTGATCGCGAGCACCGAGGAGAACGCTCCCATCGGGCAGGGGCCGATGGTCTGGAGCTGGATGAAGGCGATGCAGTGCGTCTCCTTCGGCTACGGGCCGCAGAACGTCTACGCGGTGAGCGTCTGCGAGGATCGCGGGGCGACGTGGCTCGACTACTGGCGAAGGATCTACTTCTCCAACATCACCGGGCTCGACGACGAAGGGCGCCCGGTGACGGACATGGGCCTCGGCGAGCTGAACGCCGAGCAAGGGCTCGCGGCGTCTGCGTACGAGTTCGACAAGTACAACCTGGCGCTCTGGGGCTCCATCGACGACAGCGGCAAGCACGTGTCGGCGTACTGGGGGCAGCTCCAGGTGGCCTACGATCTCCGGTCGGCGTACCCGATCCCGAACCGGCAGGACGATCCGCCGTCGTACGACTGGTCCCAGCTCGACACGGACGAGACGAAGTGGCGGGACTGGTTGCAGCTCAAGGTCGACTACCTGCCCACCCCACCGTTCACGGGCGCGGGCGCGTTGCTGGACGACGCCGGCCACACGATGTGCAGGCACACCGCGTACGAGCCCGAAGCGTCGGTGTGCGAGGCGCGGCATGTGTCCCACGATCCGTTGAACGCAGAGGAGTACGCACAAGGGTATGCGCGCTACCGGCTGATGGGCGGGCTCGGGATGGCGGCGGCGATGGAGATGGGTGGCAACCTGATCGAGAGACTGCGGGGCCACGGGCTGAGCCCTGCGCTCGATTCGCTGTACGTGGTGCACGGGACGACGGCGGGGGCGCCGGGCACGGCGTTCGAGATCGACGGGATGGACTGCCCGACCTGCGATCCCCATGGCGACGGGGTGCTCTTCGACGTGAGCATCGCGGCGAGGGATCAGCTCACGCAAGGGTGGTCCGAGGAAGACAAGGCGACGCGGTCGAAGCAGGACGGGGTGCCGCACGGGCACCTCGAGGTGGGGGTGTCGCCCGAGGTCTGGTCACGGATCCTGGACCACTTCGCCGCGGTGCCCTGACCCTGGGACGGCCTCATTGTGGTCGCGAGCGACCTCTGCGCTCGCGACCGGGCGGCTTCCCTGCGAAGGGCTTGCGGACTAGCCTCGGAACCCCTTGATCCCTGATGCCTGGTCCGCGCTGCGCGGCCTCTCCGCCCGACCCGCCGACGACGCGGGGCTCATCAACACCACGCTGACGGTCGGCGAACCGCCGCGCTACATCGCGCAGCGGGTCCATCCCCTCTTCGCGCCTTCGGTCCATGACGACATCGAGGCCGTCACGGTCCACCTCGCGTCGCGGGGTCGGGTCACGCCGCGGCTCGTGCGCACCGATGAGGGGGGCCTCTGGGCGCGGGATCCCGAAGGCGGTGTCTGGCGGGTG is part of the Chondromyces crocatus genome and encodes:
- a CDS encoding esterase/lipase family protein; this encodes MLVLGLLAAACGSDPEPGPDGSGGAGAGAGGGGAQGGEGGTGGQGAGTSEYPSEPVAAPFDVYFDPPVDERYADAHRVVGAIEGPLWGWGTTELLEGFQAFRSEGYNLRTQKLRWEDTYEDASYPLRTFNGELNQHLVDAFNLHYAHGCAGTAGMSGAVDCPAPGPTRPEARFVLLHHGPDTAALACDRDRTPVLLVHGALQNGNVWLFPGGNDGAGNAYPGTVQTTGFVQALEAEGVCTFAVTFGSFHGDNFNQATHLSNAVARIREITGAPKVDVVGWSKGVVAADLYLADVATWDDWGPKHFERLAAEQARRVPRFDADVRTYVALSGPHLGLDLNWRHPYNNLLIASTEENAPIGQGPMVWSWMKAMQCVSFGYGPQNVYAVSVCEDRGATWLDYWRRIYFSNITGLDDEGRPVTDMGLGELNAEQGLAASAYEFDKYNLALWGSIDDSGKHVSAYWGQLQVAYDLRSAYPIPNRQDDPPSYDWSQLDTDETKWRDWLQLKVDYLPTPPFTGAGALLDDAGHTMCRHTAYEPEASVCEARHVSHDPLNAEEYAQGYARYRLMGGLGMAAAMEMGGNLIERLRGHGLSPALDSLYVVHGTTAGAPGTAFEIDGMDCPTCDPHGDGVLFDVSIAARDQLTQGWSEEDKATRSKQDGVPHGHLEVGVSPEVWSRILDHFAAVP